In one window of Rhizobium oryzihabitans DNA:
- a CDS encoding response regulator has translation MELHGVEYRLTEGSGLLEKAYRAVAALDLPACIKDSELRYLMVNAAYARVMGRPPASFQGHTSFSLSADIRDAEREDRERRSLVFATDEVIACHGAASSAPHTLRCERFIGDDGNLFLFEVFEDMPAAILEGFPGGSSAFDLLFGSGVIDLIDAGIVIYDRDNRLVYCNTRFAEFYSAFGVELKPGVRLETLMEAVYFSGGYSGAKEDDPAFEGWMRDQLRDFSLPYLERVEQFADGRWVRMVNKRLENGMLVGLRVDVTEFKAHEALLSTQIRETWLLRAALEQLPVAVFLRDDERRLTFANTAYEQFLGGDLSRYIGMTESEMFPEDSERFRIENERLLATGEAIEKAETLPLPGGGSVPVITRVGRVATPDDEYYLVGSITDVSLLHEREKALIAAQAEAEALHRQLEAVLHALPVGVLLLSPDLVIEYVNPFFHEVWGEIGGEKSLVGKSYREFMEMNFESGLYDYGDMPFEELYNQRAERLLSEEVFAPREVRSKSGKVTVISKTRLDGGKILSTYADVTDVRMRDAEISKAKAELERVGEYMQGATRAMAQGLVLVEQGTIIMSNEAMARMFDVPPHLLEKGCNWSGFFAHCAGRGDFGTDEEAAGTLAAWRENIAANRPFSWLIHVAGKSWLNLEATNSSGNYWLIIVTDVTEMKMREEELQRLLSRAEAADRAKSEFLANMSHEIRTPMNGVLGMAELLAKSKLDTRQKTFTDIIVKSGNALLTIINDILDFSKIEAGQMRLRSVPFDPAEAVEDVVSLLSSAALEKDIELVVRIDPSAFGKVMGDAGRFRQIVTNLVGNAVKFTETGHVLIELSAQSAEASEAILSLRVEDSGIGIPADKLETIFDKFSQVDGSATRRHEGTGLGLAITVGLIGLFDGVINVVSEVGTGSTFEVNIPFQVTERRRDVPLPAMAIDDIRVLVIDDNDVNRRILTEQLRTWGIDGHAVEDGPSGIAVLQEAASLGFAIDAIILDYHMPVMNGLDVVERIRADSRFDDIAIVFLTSMDVVGDETLFTDLSIQAHLMKPARARLLRSTLFDVVRDVRLKRARQHPPKMGAEGGNGPVRTEGGPAEKAQRPAPPAAPDRRRPCLVDVLVAEDNDVNQIVFTQILQQAGLRFLIVGNGKKAVQAWEEHNPAVILMDVSMPVMNGHQATLAIRAAEQAAADGLHVPIIGVTAHTQDADREQCLAAGMDDYLSKPISPEILEDKIAQWLGDNRSRRDVPTA, from the coding sequence ATGGAACTGCACGGTGTGGAGTATCGATTGACCGAAGGCAGCGGGTTGCTGGAAAAAGCTTACAGGGCCGTTGCCGCCCTGGACCTGCCCGCGTGCATCAAGGACAGCGAGCTTCGCTACCTCATGGTCAATGCCGCCTATGCCCGGGTCATGGGGCGCCCGCCCGCGTCGTTTCAGGGCCATACCAGCTTTTCCCTTTCCGCCGACATTCGCGATGCCGAGCGCGAGGACAGGGAGCGCCGCTCGCTGGTCTTTGCCACGGACGAGGTGATTGCCTGTCATGGCGCGGCGTCCTCTGCACCGCACACGCTTCGCTGCGAGCGCTTCATCGGCGATGACGGCAATCTGTTCCTGTTCGAGGTGTTCGAGGACATGCCGGCGGCGATCTTGGAAGGTTTTCCGGGCGGCAGCAGCGCTTTCGACCTGCTCTTCGGCAGCGGCGTGATCGACCTCATCGATGCCGGCATCGTGATTTATGACCGCGACAACCGCCTGGTCTATTGCAATACGCGCTTTGCCGAATTCTACAGCGCCTTCGGCGTCGAGCTGAAGCCGGGTGTGCGACTTGAGACGCTGATGGAGGCCGTTTATTTTTCGGGCGGCTACAGCGGCGCGAAAGAAGACGATCCTGCGTTTGAAGGTTGGATGCGGGATCAGCTGCGGGATTTTTCACTGCCCTACCTAGAAAGGGTGGAGCAGTTCGCCGATGGCCGCTGGGTGCGCATGGTCAACAAGCGGCTGGAAAACGGCATGCTGGTCGGCCTGCGCGTCGATGTGACGGAGTTCAAGGCGCACGAGGCGCTTCTCAGCACACAGATTCGCGAGACCTGGCTGCTGCGCGCAGCGCTGGAGCAGTTGCCGGTGGCTGTCTTCCTGCGCGACGATGAGCGTCGCCTGACTTTTGCCAATACGGCTTACGAACAATTCCTCGGAGGCGATCTCAGCCGCTATATCGGCATGACCGAAAGCGAGATGTTTCCGGAGGACAGCGAGCGGTTCCGGATTGAAAACGAGCGGCTCCTTGCAACCGGCGAGGCGATAGAGAAAGCAGAGACCCTGCCGCTGCCGGGCGGCGGTTCGGTTCCGGTGATAACGCGGGTCGGCCGGGTGGCGACACCCGATGACGAATATTACCTGGTCGGTTCCATCACCGATGTCAGCCTGCTGCATGAGCGGGAAAAGGCCCTGATCGCCGCGCAGGCAGAAGCCGAGGCGCTGCATCGCCAGCTGGAGGCGGTTCTTCACGCCCTGCCGGTCGGTGTGCTGCTGCTGAGCCCCGATCTCGTCATCGAATATGTCAATCCGTTCTTCCATGAAGTCTGGGGCGAGATCGGCGGCGAGAAGTCGCTTGTCGGCAAGAGCTATCGCGAATTCATGGAGATGAATTTCGAAAGCGGCCTTTATGACTATGGCGACATGCCCTTCGAGGAACTCTATAACCAGAGGGCGGAGCGGCTTCTCAGCGAAGAGGTTTTCGCACCCCGGGAGGTGCGCAGCAAGAGCGGCAAGGTCACCGTCATCTCGAAAACCCGCCTCGATGGCGGTAAGATTCTCAGCACCTATGCCGATGTGACGGATGTGCGCATGCGCGACGCCGAGATCAGCAAGGCGAAGGCCGAGCTGGAGCGTGTCGGCGAATATATGCAGGGCGCCACGCGCGCCATGGCGCAGGGGCTGGTGCTTGTCGAACAGGGCACGATCATCATGTCCAACGAGGCGATGGCGCGGATGTTCGACGTGCCGCCGCATCTCCTCGAAAAGGGCTGCAACTGGTCGGGTTTCTTTGCCCATTGCGCCGGTCGCGGAGATTTCGGCACCGACGAGGAGGCGGCCGGGACGCTCGCCGCCTGGAGAGAGAATATCGCCGCCAACAGGCCTTTCTCCTGGCTCATCCACGTCGCCGGCAAGAGCTGGCTCAATCTGGAGGCCACCAACAGTTCCGGCAATTACTGGCTCATCATCGTTACCGACGTCACCGAGATGAAGATGCGCGAGGAGGAGTTGCAACGGCTGCTTTCGCGCGCGGAAGCGGCGGATCGGGCCAAATCGGAATTCCTGGCCAATATGAGCCATGAAATCCGCACGCCGATGAACGGCGTCCTCGGCATGGCGGAGCTTCTGGCCAAGTCCAAGCTGGATACGCGCCAGAAAACCTTCACCGATATCATCGTCAAATCCGGCAATGCGCTTCTGACGATCATCAACGACATTCTTGATTTCTCCAAGATTGAGGCCGGGCAGATGCGGCTGCGCAGCGTGCCGTTCGATCCAGCGGAGGCTGTGGAGGACGTGGTTTCGCTGCTGTCCTCGGCGGCGCTGGAAAAGGACATTGAGCTGGTCGTCCGGATCGATCCGTCCGCTTTCGGCAAGGTCATGGGTGACGCCGGACGGTTCCGCCAGATCGTCACCAATCTGGTCGGAAACGCCGTCAAGTTCACGGAAACGGGACATGTGCTGATCGAGCTTTCGGCGCAGTCGGCGGAAGCGTCCGAGGCGATCCTGTCGCTGCGTGTCGAAGACAGCGGCATCGGCATTCCGGCCGACAAGCTGGAAACGATTTTCGACAAGTTCAGCCAGGTCGACGGTTCCGCGACGCGCAGGCACGAGGGAACGGGGCTCGGGCTGGCGATCACCGTCGGCCTCATCGGTCTTTTCGACGGTGTGATCAATGTCGTGAGCGAGGTCGGCACGGGATCGACCTTCGAGGTCAATATTCCGTTTCAGGTGACCGAGAGACGGCGCGACGTTCCGTTGCCCGCCATGGCGATCGACGATATCCGGGTGCTGGTCATCGACGACAACGACGTCAATCGCCGCATATTGACCGAGCAGCTGCGGACATGGGGTATCGACGGCCATGCGGTGGAGGACGGGCCATCCGGCATTGCCGTGCTGCAGGAGGCAGCGTCTCTCGGCTTTGCCATCGATGCCATCATCCTCGATTATCATATGCCTGTTATGAACGGGCTGGATGTTGTCGAGAGGATAAGGGCGGATAGTCGTTTCGACGATATCGCGATTGTCTTCCTGACCTCGATGGATGTCGTCGGCGACGAGACCCTGTTTACCGATCTCAGCATTCAGGCGCATCTGATGAAACCCGCGCGGGCGCGTCTTTTGCGCTCAACCCTGTTCGATGTGGTGCGGGATGTGCGGTTGAAGCGCGCCCGGCAGCACCCGCCCAAAATGGGGGCGGAGGGTGGCAATGGGCCGGTCCGGACGGAAGGCGGTCCTGCCGAGAAGGCGCAGCGGCCTGCGCCGCCGGCGGCTCCAGACCGGCGCAGGCCCTGCCTTGTCGATGTGCTGGTCGCCGAAGACAACGACGTCAACCAGATCGTCTTCACCCAGATCTTGCAGCAGGCGGGTTTGCGGTTCCTGATCGTCGGCAATGGCAAGAAGGCCGTTCAGGCGTGGGAGGAGCACAATCCCGCGGTCATCCTCATGGACGTCTCCATGCCTGTCATGAACGGGCATCAGGCGACACTGGCGATCCGCGCCGCCGAACAGGCGGCTGCCGACGGCCTGCATGTTCCGATCATCGGCGTCACCGCCCATACGCAGGATGCGGACCGCGAGCAATGCCTTGCAGCCGGCATGGACGACTATCTGTCGAAGCCGATCAGTCCTGAAATACTCGAGGACAAGATCGCGCAATGGCTGGGGGACAACCGGTCGCGTCGCGACGTGCCGACCGCCTGA
- the mnmD gene encoding tRNA (5-methylaminomethyl-2-thiouridine)(34)-methyltransferase MnmD, which produces MTHSKENTADVGSAADNPPTALDWREGDMPYSLAFDDHFYCQTDGRLECGHVFLSGNGLPQRWLEREGVFRIGELGFGTGLNLCETWRQWKEARRQVSNGRSKLHFMSFELYPMKADEIDRALSRWPEVDAERKALVARWPEEPKGEVEIELDDQTRLTVVCGEALAGIAGRTESFDAWFLDGFAPARNPDMWSLEIMQTLFGKTARGGTFATYAAAGFVRRNLIAAGFDLERRKGFAGKREMLCGTKPAR; this is translated from the coding sequence ATGACACATTCCAAGGAAAACACCGCAGATGTCGGTTCGGCAGCCGACAACCCGCCCACCGCGCTCGACTGGCGTGAGGGGGATATGCCCTATTCACTGGCCTTTGACGATCATTTTTATTGCCAGACGGATGGCAGGCTGGAATGCGGCCATGTGTTTTTGTCCGGAAACGGCCTGCCGCAACGCTGGCTTGAACGGGAAGGTGTCTTCCGCATCGGCGAGCTCGGCTTCGGCACCGGCCTCAATCTGTGCGAAACCTGGCGTCAATGGAAGGAGGCCCGGAGACAGGTCAGCAACGGCCGCTCCAAGCTGCATTTCATGTCCTTCGAACTCTACCCGATGAAGGCGGACGAGATCGACCGGGCGCTGTCCCGCTGGCCGGAAGTGGATGCTGAACGCAAGGCGCTCGTCGCCCGCTGGCCGGAAGAGCCTAAAGGCGAAGTCGAGATCGAACTGGACGACCAGACACGATTGACGGTGGTGTGCGGCGAAGCGCTCGCGGGCATTGCCGGACGCACCGAAAGCTTCGACGCCTGGTTTCTGGATGGCTTCGCCCCTGCCCGCAATCCGGACATGTGGTCGCTGGAAATCATGCAGACGCTGTTCGGCAAGACGGCACGGGGAGGCACATTCGCCACCTATGCCGCCGCCGGTTTCGTCCGCCGCAACCTCATCGCTGCCGGTTTCGATCTGGAGCGCCGCAAGGGTTTTGCCGGAAAACGCGAAATGCTCTGCGGCACCAAGCCCGCCCGCTGA
- a CDS encoding NAD(P)/FAD-dependent oxidoreductase — MTNADNPAFEPGQSPRLPVSVPLLIVGGGIMGLWAAVKAERLGINALLVEADRFGCGASGGLLGALMPHMPDRWSDKKQFQFDALVALEKEIAELEAETGLSAGYRRCGRIIPLPKPHLRTIAERHERDAGENWVSGERRFHWHVDDSPSVAGWVDDAAGEAGFVLDTLAARVSPRAMIALLSAFLQKARHVRVVERCRVLSLDPNGGRAMLSSGDDVHFGHAVVANGHDSFPLIRDALGLDAGVGLGQAVKGQAALLDAAADPAMPVVFLNGLYIVPHEDGTVAIGSTSEDCFSEPFSTDEKLEKLLAEACRVVPSLARAPVLERWAGLRPKAIGRDPMVGSVAGHPTLVALSGGFKVSFGLAHFLADAALQTVCGHTPVIPSGFRLQEHVSIAVADFRKS, encoded by the coding sequence ATGACCAATGCCGATAATCCCGCTTTTGAACCTGGTCAATCGCCAAGATTGCCGGTTTCCGTGCCTCTCCTCATCGTCGGCGGCGGCATCATGGGGCTATGGGCCGCCGTCAAGGCGGAACGGCTCGGCATAAACGCCCTGCTGGTGGAGGCGGACCGGTTTGGCTGCGGGGCGAGCGGCGGGCTGCTGGGCGCGCTGATGCCGCATATGCCGGACCGCTGGTCGGACAAGAAACAGTTCCAGTTCGACGCGCTGGTGGCCCTCGAAAAAGAGATTGCCGAACTGGAGGCAGAGACCGGACTTTCCGCCGGTTACCGGCGGTGCGGCCGGATCATTCCCCTGCCGAAACCGCATCTGCGCACCATTGCCGAACGGCATGAGCGGGATGCCGGCGAAAACTGGGTCTCGGGTGAACGCCGGTTCCATTGGCATGTCGATGACAGCCCTTCCGTTGCCGGATGGGTGGATGATGCGGCGGGGGAGGCGGGCTTCGTGCTCGATACGCTGGCGGCAAGGGTTTCGCCGCGTGCGATGATCGCCCTTCTGTCGGCTTTCCTACAAAAGGCCCGGCATGTGCGGGTGGTGGAGCGGTGCCGCGTGCTTTCGCTTGATCCGAATGGTGGGCGAGCGATGCTGTCGTCGGGAGACGATGTTCACTTCGGCCATGCTGTCGTTGCCAACGGTCACGATTCCTTTCCCCTGATCCGCGATGCGCTCGGTCTCGACGCAGGTGTCGGGCTTGGTCAGGCGGTGAAGGGTCAGGCGGCCCTTCTCGACGCGGCGGCCGATCCGGCCATGCCGGTGGTGTTCCTGAACGGCCTTTATATCGTGCCGCATGAGGACGGCACCGTTGCCATCGGCAGTACCAGCGAAGATTGTTTTTCCGAGCCTTTCAGTACCGATGAAAAGTTGGAAAAATTACTTGCCGAGGCCTGTCGGGTGGTGCCCTCGCTTGCCCGCGCGCCGGTGCTTGAGCGCTGGGCCGGTCTGCGGCCCAAGGCGATTGGAAGGGACCCGATGGTTGGGTCGGTTGCCGGCCATCCGACGCTTGTTGCGCTGTCGGGCGGCTTCAAGGTCAGCTTCGGCCTTGCCCATTTTCTTGCCGATGCGGCGCTGCAAACCGTTTGCGGTCACACGCCTGTCATCCCTTCCGGGTTCCGTCTTCAAGAACACGTGAGCATTGCCGTTGCGGACTTTAGAAAGTCCTGA
- a CDS encoding DUF1045 domain-containing protein, which yields MRYAIHFTPSPNDPLTQAAAAWLGRDAYSGQAVEPPGMIDLGMQEISYHTALPRRYGFHGTIKAPFRLAEGHSEAALLRDLMYFSGKQEPFVLPQLVVARHENVFSLVPERPCEVLHFFAARVVQEFDRYRAPLSEAEIERADPDRLSASQLTNLHRWGSPHVMDEFRFQMSLTGGVEPSSSQRIERAVRKVFEPLLTRPLPFSSLALFIEDEPGAPFRVHSLHPMGRVSARKIA from the coding sequence ATGCGATACGCCATTCATTTCACGCCTTCCCCCAATGACCCCCTGACGCAGGCGGCAGCTGCGTGGTTGGGGCGCGATGCCTATTCCGGTCAGGCGGTGGAGCCGCCGGGTATGATTGATCTCGGCATGCAGGAGATTTCCTACCACACGGCGCTGCCGCGCCGTTACGGTTTCCATGGCACGATAAAGGCGCCTTTCCGGCTTGCCGAAGGCCATTCGGAAGCCGCGCTCCTGCGCGACCTGATGTATTTTTCCGGCAAGCAGGAACCCTTCGTGTTGCCACAACTTGTGGTGGCGAGACACGAGAATGTTTTCAGTCTCGTTCCCGAGCGTCCCTGCGAAGTGCTGCATTTTTTTGCGGCCCGCGTCGTGCAGGAATTCGACCGTTACCGTGCGCCGCTCTCCGAAGCGGAAATAGAGCGGGCGGATCCCGACCGTCTCTCGGCTTCGCAGCTGACCAATCTGCATCGCTGGGGCAGCCCGCATGTGATGGATGAGTTCCGGTTCCAGATGTCGCTGACGGGCGGTGTCGAACCCTCCAGCAGCCAGAGGATCGAGCGCGCCGTGCGCAAGGTTTTCGAGCCGCTCCTGACGCGGCCGTTGCCGTTTTCGAGCCTTGCGCTTTTTATCGAGGATGAGCCTGGCGCACCTTTCCGTGTGCACTCGCTTCATCCCATGGGCCGCGTTTCCGCCCGCAAAATCGCCTGA
- the puuE gene encoding allantoinase PuuE: MISENYSRNLVGYGRNVPDPKWPGGARIAVQFVVNYEEGGESCILDNDKASESLLSEIVGAQPWPGQRNLNMESIYEYGSRAGFWRLWRMFTGLGVTTTVYGVTAAMARNPEAVAAMKEAGWEIASHGYRWLEYKDFSEEEERKHIAEAVRLHTEVTGERPFGMYQGKPSDNTLRLVMEEGGFLYSSDSYADDLPYWVKSVGDDPFLIIPYTLETNDMRFATPQGFNSGDQFFTYLKDAFDVLYQEGLEGAPKMMSVGLHCRLVGRPGRAAALRRFIEYVLGHDKVWIPQRIEIARHWHENHKPVAP, translated from the coding sequence ATGATTTCCGAAAATTACTCCCGCAATCTGGTGGGCTACGGCCGCAATGTGCCTGATCCGAAATGGCCGGGCGGTGCGCGCATCGCCGTGCAATTTGTCGTCAATTACGAAGAGGGCGGTGAAAGCTGCATTCTCGACAATGACAAGGCGTCGGAATCGCTGCTGTCGGAAATCGTCGGCGCGCAGCCCTGGCCCGGGCAGCGTAACCTGAATATGGAATCGATCTACGAATATGGCTCGCGCGCCGGTTTCTGGCGGCTTTGGCGCATGTTCACCGGTCTCGGCGTCACCACCACCGTTTATGGCGTGACCGCCGCCATGGCCCGTAATCCCGAAGCCGTTGCGGCCATGAAGGAAGCGGGCTGGGAAATCGCCAGCCACGGTTATCGCTGGCTGGAATACAAGGATTTCTCCGAGGAGGAAGAGCGCAAGCATATTGCCGAGGCCGTGCGCCTCCATACTGAAGTGACGGGCGAACGTCCCTTTGGCATGTATCAGGGCAAGCCTTCGGACAATACCCTGCGCCTCGTCATGGAAGAGGGCGGGTTCCTTTATTCATCGGATTCCTATGCCGACGATCTGCCCTATTGGGTGAAGAGCGTGGGCGACGATCCGTTCCTCATCATTCCCTATACGCTTGAAACCAACGATATGCGTTTTGCCACGCCGCAGGGTTTCAATTCCGGCGACCAGTTCTTCACCTATCTGAAGGACGCCTTCGACGTTCTTTATCAGGAAGGGCTTGAAGGCGCGCCGAAGATGATGAGTGTCGGTCTGCATTGCCGCCTCGTTGGCCGTCCCGGCCGCGCCGCGGCCCTTCGCCGTTTCATCGAATATGTACTGGGCCACGACAAGGTATGGATCCCGCAGCGGATCGAGATTGCCCGTCACTGGCATGAAAACCATAAGCCGGTGGCTCCGTGA
- the uraD gene encoding 2-oxo-4-hydroxy-4-carboxy-5-ureidoimidazoline decarboxylase yields the protein MVARDEFVTRFGGVFEHSPFIAERAYDVGSAGLELTAKAVHGALCAQFRAASEAERLGVLRAHPDLAGKLAIAGELTADSRNEQAGAGLDRLSPEEHARFTELNSAYTQKFGFPFIIAVKGLNRHDILSAFEARIDNDAATEFATATAQVEKIAWLRLSSMLPEG from the coding sequence ATGGTGGCGCGGGACGAATTTGTCACCCGTTTCGGCGGCGTGTTCGAACATTCGCCTTTTATCGCCGAGCGGGCCTATGATGTCGGAAGCGCAGGTCTGGAGTTGACGGCGAAGGCGGTTCATGGCGCATTATGCGCGCAGTTTCGTGCCGCCTCCGAAGCGGAACGGCTTGGCGTTCTGCGGGCGCATCCTGATCTTGCCGGCAAGCTGGCGATTGCTGGCGAATTGACCGCCGATAGCCGCAACGAACAGGCGGGCGCCGGGCTCGACCGGCTGTCGCCGGAGGAGCATGCGCGCTTCACCGAGCTGAATTCCGCCTATACGCAAAAATTCGGCTTTCCCTTCATCATCGCCGTCAAGGGGCTGAACAGGCACGATATTCTTTCCGCCTTCGAGGCGCGTATCGACAATGATGCGGCGACAGAATTTGCGACCGCTACGGCGCAGGTAGAAAAGATTGCCTGGCTGCGCCTTTCCTCGATGCTGCCGGAGGGCTGA
- a CDS encoding nucleotidyltransferase family protein, translating into MRPSEVLEKNREAIREATKRFNAANPRVFGSVARGEDRPDSDLDILVDALPGTTLFDLGGLLEELKAILGVEVDVVTSGGLRSDIRARVLKESKAV; encoded by the coding sequence ATGAGACCTTCCGAGGTGCTGGAAAAGAACAGGGAAGCGATCCGCGAAGCGACAAAGCGCTTCAATGCGGCAAACCCGCGCGTTTTTGGCTCCGTCGCCCGCGGTGAGGACCGGCCGGACAGCGATCTCGATATTCTGGTGGATGCGTTGCCGGGCACGACATTGTTCGATCTTGGCGGGTTGCTGGAAGAACTTAAAGCCATACTCGGTGTCGAAGTCGATGTCGTCACCTCAGGCGGTCTGCGTTCGGATATCCGGGCGCGTGTTCTGAAGGAATCCAAAGCGGTATGA
- a CDS encoding HepT-like ribonuclease domain-containing protein has protein sequence MSSDRLLLYLTEMDIAASRISDFTHDMDESTFSSDTRTQMAVMMGLALIGEAVAKLDKHYPAFLQQHPEIPWLKMKGMRNLIVHDYFRAELSVVWKTIAESIPDLQARLSLLRNWHAQGE, from the coding sequence ATGAGTTCAGATCGGCTCCTGCTCTACCTGACGGAAATGGATATTGCCGCTTCGCGAATATCCGATTTCACTCACGACATGGACGAATCAACTTTTTCTTCCGATACGCGCACCCAGATGGCTGTGATGATGGGCCTTGCCCTGATTGGCGAGGCTGTCGCAAAGCTCGACAAACACTACCCCGCGTTTCTACAACAGCATCCGGAAATCCCATGGCTGAAGATGAAGGGTATGCGCAATCTGATCGTGCACGACTATTTTCGGGCGGAACTTTCAGTCGTATGGAAAACGATCGCTGAGAGTATTCCCGATTTACAGGCGCGCCTCTCTCTTCTCCGAAACTGGCATGCCCAAGGTGAATGA
- a CDS encoding ureidoglycolate lyase, with protein MTDFLEIKPLTKEAFASFGDVIEITPSSMRHINGGQTERHHALAAPEAAGEGARIILNIFRGQARAFPHEIEMMERHPLGSQSFSPLSGRPFLVVVAEDDGGRPARPQVFLARGDQGVNYRRNVWHYPLMPLQAISDFLVADREGPGNNLEEYFFDETFMIAEPQP; from the coding sequence TTGACTGATTTTCTCGAGATCAAGCCGCTGACCAAAGAGGCCTTCGCATCCTTCGGCGATGTGATCGAAATCACCCCATCTTCCATGCGCCACATCAATGGCGGCCAGACCGAGCGACATCATGCGCTTGCCGCACCGGAGGCGGCGGGTGAGGGCGCGCGTATCATTCTCAATATTTTTCGCGGACAGGCGCGGGCGTTTCCGCATGAAATCGAGATGATGGAGCGGCATCCGCTTGGCAGCCAGAGTTTTTCGCCGCTTTCCGGCAGGCCTTTCCTCGTTGTCGTTGCGGAAGATGACGGCGGCCGGCCCGCGCGGCCGCAGGTGTTTCTGGCGCGTGGAGACCAGGGCGTGAATTACCGCCGCAATGTCTGGCACTATCCCCTGATGCCGTTGCAGGCCATTTCAGATTTTCTGGTTGCCGACCGCGAGGGGCCGGGCAACAATCTGGAAGAGTATTTTTTCGATGAAACCTTCATGATCGCGGAGCCCCAGCCATGA
- the uraH gene encoding hydroxyisourate hydrolase, producing the protein MTGLTTHVLDAAHGVPAEGLTIELYRLSGDRREKLKTVKTNNDGRVDGGPLLVGDSFKAGEYELIFHAGDYLRSKGVELAKPAFLDIIPIRFGIADESGHYHVPLLLSPYSYSTYRGS; encoded by the coding sequence ATGACCGGTCTGACTACCCATGTTCTCGACGCCGCCCATGGCGTGCCCGCCGAGGGGCTGACGATCGAGCTTTACCGGCTTTCCGGTGATCGCCGCGAGAAGCTGAAGACGGTCAAGACCAATAACGACGGCCGTGTGGATGGCGGGCCGCTGCTTGTCGGCGACAGCTTCAAGGCGGGCGAATATGAGTTGATTTTTCATGCCGGCGATTACCTGCGGAGTAAGGGTGTGGAACTGGCGAAACCCGCCTTTCTCGACATCATACCCATCCGTTTCGGCATTGCCGACGAGAGCGGCCATTACCACGTGCCGCTTCTGCTTTCGCCCTATAGCTATTCCACCTATCGAGGAAGCTGA
- a CDS encoding metallophosphoesterase family protein, with the protein MIFAAIADIHGNCAALEAVLEDIARLGIKDIVNLGDCFSGPLEAGFTGDVLVGNWIPSIRGNHDRELIERAPEEMGSWERPAHAQMTAAHLDWLQTLPFSMVFKDVAYCCHGSPRSDLEYWLETLSPERVLKLRPLAEIEAMADGITQPLMLCGHTHIARTVQLSDGRLIVNPGSVGCPGWKDDTPFDHHVEAGHPLASYAVLEETTRGWQVYFRQIRYDNLAMAEMARANGIPYLADALASGWLKR; encoded by the coding sequence ATGATCTTTGCCGCCATTGCCGATATTCATGGAAACTGTGCCGCGCTGGAGGCGGTGCTTGAGGATATCGCCCGGCTTGGCATCAAGGACATCGTCAATCTCGGCGATTGCTTCAGCGGCCCCCTGGAAGCGGGTTTTACCGGTGATGTGCTTGTTGGTAACTGGATACCCAGCATTCGCGGCAATCATGACCGGGAACTGATCGAGCGTGCGCCCGAAGAGATGGGTAGCTGGGAAAGGCCCGCCCATGCGCAGATGACCGCCGCACATCTGGACTGGCTGCAGACGCTGCCGTTCAGCATGGTTTTCAAGGATGTCGCCTATTGCTGCCACGGTTCGCCACGCAGCGATCTGGAATATTGGCTTGAGACGCTTTCGCCGGAGCGGGTGCTGAAGTTGCGGCCGCTGGCCGAGATCGAGGCGATGGCTGATGGCATCACCCAGCCGCTGATGCTGTGCGGCCATACGCATATTGCCCGCACCGTGCAGCTTTCCGATGGCCGGCTGATCGTCAATCCCGGCAGCGTCGGCTGCCCCGGCTGGAAGGACGACACGCCTTTCGACCATCACGTCGAGGCCGGGCATCCGCTTGCGAGCTATGCCGTGCTGGAAGAGACGACGCGCGGCTGGCAGGTCTATTTCCGGCAGATACGCTACGACAATCTGGCCATGGCAGAGATGGCGAGGGCCAACGGCATTCCCTATCTGGCCGATGCGCTGGCGAGCGGTTGGCTCAAGCGGTAA